From a single Thioalbus denitrificans genomic region:
- a CDS encoding glycosyltransferase family 2 protein has product MNGQVHPLCSICIANYNGEHVLSDCIDSLLTQTGGIPVEIIIHDDASTDRSLALLRERYPVDMYPNIRVIESQENVGFCISNNRMVETARGKYVLLLNNDAALAPDALITLLTASQAQSPEGILTLPQRDWESYDVVDRGCLLDPFYNPVPNIDPARRDVAMVIGACMWLPRLLWKELGGFPDWFESIAEDMYLCCRARLAGYPVQTTAGSYYRHRQGASFGGGRASDNGLSTTYRRRRLSERNKTFVMVLCSPLLRLCLILPLHLILLAIEGASLTLFKRNAKLFIVIYWNVFQSLFMQARHLHGERHKIHRLRRITPRVYGNVFIIFPRKLKLLLHYGLPEIR; this is encoded by the coding sequence ATGAACGGGCAGGTTCACCCCCTCTGCTCCATCTGCATCGCTAACTATAATGGTGAGCATGTCCTTTCAGACTGCATAGACTCCTTGTTAACACAGACTGGCGGTATCCCGGTCGAGATTATCATTCACGATGACGCATCCACTGACCGTTCCCTCGCCCTGCTGCGTGAACGTTATCCGGTCGACATGTACCCGAACATTCGTGTAATCGAAAGTCAGGAAAATGTCGGGTTCTGCATCAGCAACAATCGGATGGTTGAAACTGCTCGTGGAAAGTACGTTTTACTGCTCAACAATGACGCCGCCTTAGCCCCTGATGCACTGATTACACTGCTGACTGCATCCCAAGCACAGTCGCCCGAAGGCATCCTCACCCTGCCACAACGTGACTGGGAAAGTTATGATGTCGTTGACCGCGGCTGCCTCCTCGACCCCTTTTACAATCCTGTGCCTAACATTGACCCTGCACGACGCGATGTCGCAATGGTCATCGGTGCCTGCATGTGGCTGCCACGCTTGCTATGGAAGGAACTTGGCGGATTCCCGGATTGGTTCGAATCCATTGCAGAGGATATGTATCTCTGTTGTCGTGCAAGACTCGCGGGCTATCCGGTTCAGACGACTGCTGGCAGTTACTACCGACATCGCCAGGGAGCCAGCTTTGGTGGAGGGCGCGCCAGCGACAATGGGTTGTCAACGACCTACCGTCGACGTCGCCTGTCTGAACGTAACAAGACGTTCGTAATGGTGTTGTGTAGCCCCCTATTGCGACTCTGCCTGATCCTACCTTTGCATTTGATACTGCTCGCTATTGAAGGTGCTTCATTAACACTTTTCAAACGTAATGCTAAGTTATTTATAGTTATTTATTGGAATGTATTTCAGAGCCTTTTCATGCAGGCCCGACATCTCCATGGAGAACGTCACAAAATTCACAGGCTGCGTCGCATTACACCCCGTGTTTACGGAAATGTTTTCATAATATTTCCCAGAAAATTAAAACTGCTTTTGCATTACGGTTTACCTGAAATACGGTAA
- a CDS encoding NAD-dependent epimerase/dehydratase family protein, translating into MADAVLVLGAGGFVGRHLVTTLASHGVPVIALVRRPSAELSPAIETVTGTFDTPAELSPLLSRARAVIHTASRSTPGQTAGLPIAELDANLRPTLALLEALQSAPHCELLYLSSGGTLYGETNGRAACEQDSIRPRSYYGAGKAAAEHFIHAFCMQFQRSAVILRPSNLYGPGQNRRSGFGIIPTALDCVKSQIPLTVWGDGTSVRDYLYIDDFIQLCLAILGRPIPAGTHIFNASSGVGVSLNSLIDEIRDVTGATLNIVHDTGRTVDINRVVLDPGQASQEYDWSPRTSLRRGLEFTWQWWIQQA; encoded by the coding sequence ATGGCTGACGCAGTCCTGGTCTTAGGCGCCGGCGGATTTGTCGGCAGACACCTCGTGACGACTCTTGCCTCACATGGCGTACCTGTCATCGCTCTGGTGCGCAGACCATCCGCAGAACTGTCCCCTGCTATTGAAACAGTTACTGGCACATTCGACACCCCGGCAGAATTGTCTCCCTTGCTGAGCCGCGCACGTGCAGTCATCCACACCGCCTCCCGATCCACACCCGGCCAAACGGCTGGGCTGCCCATCGCCGAGTTGGATGCCAACCTGCGACCGACCCTCGCCTTGCTGGAGGCACTTCAGTCAGCACCCCACTGCGAACTCCTGTACCTTTCGTCGGGGGGTACACTCTACGGAGAGACCAATGGTCGCGCCGCCTGCGAGCAGGACAGCATACGCCCGAGGTCCTACTATGGGGCCGGAAAGGCCGCCGCCGAACACTTCATCCATGCCTTCTGCATGCAATTCCAGCGGTCAGCCGTCATACTGCGCCCCTCCAATCTTTATGGTCCCGGACAGAACAGGAGAAGCGGATTCGGCATCATCCCGACCGCGCTCGATTGTGTGAAGAGCCAGATTCCGCTGACCGTGTGGGGTGACGGAACCTCCGTTCGGGATTACCTCTACATCGACGATTTCATCCAGCTCTGCCTCGCCATACTGGGCCGTCCCATACCTGCCGGCACCCATATTTTCAATGCTTCAAGCGGGGTCGGTGTCAGCCTCAACTCGCTGATAGATGAAATCCGAGACGTTACAGGCGCAACGCTGAATATTGTCCATGACACCGGCAGGACAGTCGACATCAACCGGGTCGTCCTTGACCCCGGCCAAGCGTCACAGGAGTACGACTGGTCGCCGCGAACTTCCCTGCGGCGCGGACTCGAGTTCACCTGGCAATGGTGGATACAACAGGCATGA
- a CDS encoding glycosyltransferase family 4 protein, producing the protein MNEPITALMVSTTYPASTEDWKGIFIRNLCNALALRADLELNLWAPPGDMHTAINPATTLRESAWLSELMHKGGIAHLLRTNKGVAFISAVKLLMMLRSAYKRSASVDLYHVNWLQNALPLPADRKPLIVSVLGTDMLLLKLPMMRAMLRRIFNNHPTIICPNADWMVPILKSQFSELAKVVFVPFGIDPMWYAITRDCQTRSPARWLAVTRITRDKLGPLFDWCAPLFEGQHRELHLFGPMQESIKLPPWLHYHGPENPENLCKTWFPTAQGFITLSRHAEGRPQVLLEAMAAGLPIIASRIPAHEDLILHNETGWLCGKPEELSEGVKELETWPDNHRIGTAARNWASREFGTWEDCAARYVSLYHELIEDKRYG; encoded by the coding sequence ATGAACGAACCAATCACTGCGCTCATGGTAAGCACTACCTATCCAGCAAGCACGGAAGACTGGAAGGGCATATTCATCAGAAACCTTTGCAATGCCCTGGCCTTACGAGCCGATCTGGAACTCAACCTGTGGGCACCACCTGGCGACATGCACACTGCAATCAATCCAGCCACCACCCTTCGGGAGTCTGCCTGGCTGAGTGAGTTGATGCATAAGGGAGGAATCGCACATCTCTTGCGAACGAACAAGGGCGTCGCATTCATAAGCGCAGTCAAGCTGCTTATGATGCTGCGGTCGGCATATAAGCGTTCAGCATCTGTCGATCTTTATCATGTCAACTGGTTGCAAAACGCTCTGCCCCTGCCGGCGGACAGAAAACCCTTGATTGTCAGTGTCCTCGGCACGGATATGCTGCTTCTGAAACTCCCAATGATGCGGGCCATGCTCCGGCGGATATTCAATAACCATCCCACGATCATCTGCCCGAATGCCGACTGGATGGTACCCATACTCAAGAGCCAGTTCTCAGAACTCGCCAAGGTAGTGTTCGTTCCTTTTGGCATCGATCCAATGTGGTATGCCATCACGCGCGACTGCCAGACCAGGAGCCCTGCAAGATGGCTGGCAGTTACCCGCATCACCCGGGACAAGCTGGGCCCCCTGTTTGACTGGTGCGCACCATTGTTCGAGGGTCAACACCGCGAATTGCATCTCTTCGGGCCAATGCAGGAGTCCATCAAGCTGCCACCCTGGCTGCACTACCATGGCCCGGAAAACCCGGAAAACCTGTGCAAGACCTGGTTTCCGACCGCACAGGGGTTCATTACACTGAGCCGCCATGCTGAGGGGCGACCGCAGGTCCTACTCGAGGCGATGGCCGCCGGTCTGCCCATCATCGCATCACGCATTCCTGCCCACGAAGACCTCATTCTTCACAACGAAACCGGCTGGCTGTGTGGAAAACCCGAAGAACTCAGCGAAGGAGTCAAAGAACTTGAGACCTGGCCTGACAACCACAGGATAGGGACCGCCGCCCGGAACTGGGCAAGCCGTGAATTCGGCACTTGGGAGGACTGCGCCGCGCGCTATGTCAGCCTGTACCACGAGTTGATCGAGGACAAGCGGTATGGCTGA
- a CDS encoding glycosyltransferase family 2 protein, translated as MNPDTLKPYPDGGNALSVSIVIPARNEAASLRTLLPRLREVVATGEIIVVDDGSTDDTATVCEALDARVVSHPYGMGNGAAIKSGARVAIGDILVFMDADGQHDPADIPRLLEKLDRGYDMVVGARQKGSQATVGRGLANRFYNRLASLMTGQPIADLTSGFRAVRAEKFRQFLYLLPNGFSYPTTSTMAFFRSGYPVAYVPIVASERIGSSHIKPLKDGLRFLLIIFRIGTLYSPLKLFAPVAAVHGLFGVGYYVYTFATQGRLSLATLFLLTASVTIFLIGLVSEQITQLMYRTTSETSYRNGNFNVERPTVDRISKQ; from the coding sequence ATGAATCCGGATACTCTCAAACCCTATCCTGATGGAGGCAATGCGTTGAGCGTGTCTATCGTAATCCCCGCCCGCAATGAGGCCGCCTCTCTGCGTACACTGCTGCCCAGGCTGCGGGAAGTGGTGGCCACAGGGGAGATCATTGTCGTGGACGACGGTTCCACAGACGATACAGCCACTGTGTGCGAGGCCTTGGACGCCAGGGTCGTCAGCCACCCTTACGGCATGGGCAATGGCGCAGCCATCAAGAGCGGCGCCCGGGTGGCAATAGGCGACATATTGGTCTTCATGGATGCTGACGGACAGCACGACCCGGCGGATATCCCCCGCCTGCTGGAGAAACTGGACAGGGGCTATGACATGGTGGTGGGCGCACGGCAGAAGGGCTCCCAGGCAACCGTAGGACGCGGCCTCGCCAACCGCTTCTACAATCGTCTGGCGAGCCTCATGACCGGGCAGCCCATCGCCGATCTGACATCGGGCTTCCGGGCCGTAAGGGCCGAGAAGTTCCGCCAGTTCCTCTACCTCCTGCCCAACGGCTTCTCCTACCCGACCACCAGCACCATGGCATTTTTTCGCAGCGGCTACCCCGTAGCCTACGTGCCTATCGTCGCATCGGAACGCATAGGCAGCAGTCACATCAAGCCATTGAAGGACGGACTTCGGTTCCTGCTCATCATATTCCGCATAGGGACTCTCTACTCGCCGCTCAAGCTCTTCGCTCCTGTTGCCGCAGTACATGGCCTATTCGGCGTTGGCTACTATGTCTACACATTTGCCACCCAGGGGCGCTTGTCATTGGCAACGCTGTTCCTGCTGACTGCCTCGGTAACCATATTCCTGATTGGCCTGGTGTCGGAACAAATCACCCAGCTGATGTATCGCACCACATCGGAAACCTCATATCGCAATGGGAATTTCAATGTGGAGAGACCCACCGTTGACCGGATCAGTAAACAATAA
- a CDS encoding pilin codes for MKRTQQGFTLIELMIVVAIVGILAAIAIPAYQDYIARSKVSEGLASLAEAKTTVAEYYSTNGTLAASSVSIGIDTGRTTPYTSGMTWSNAAQPVVGVFLTNINTAVNGTRVQLTGTRDSARKDIEWSCSNSGAIADQKYYPSNCRN; via the coding sequence ATGAAGCGCACCCAGCAGGGCTTCACCCTCATCGAACTCATGATCGTGGTGGCCATCGTCGGCATCCTCGCCGCCATCGCCATCCCGGCCTATCAGGACTACATCGCCCGCTCGAAAGTGTCCGAGGGTCTGGCGTCCCTGGCCGAGGCAAAGACCACAGTAGCCGAGTACTACTCCACCAACGGCACCCTGGCCGCCAGCTCTGTCTCAATCGGCATTGATACGGGACGCACCACCCCCTATACCAGCGGCATGACCTGGAGCAACGCCGCTCAGCCTGTCGTGGGCGTGTTCCTGACCAACATCAACACTGCCGTCAACGGGACCCGGGTACAGTTGACCGGCACCCGCGACTCCGCGCGCAAGGATATCGAGTGGTCCTGCAGCAACTCCGGCGCTATTGCGGATCAGAAATATTACCCCTCCAACTGCCGCAACTGA